In Armatimonadota bacterium, the following proteins share a genomic window:
- a CDS encoding acyl-CoA thioesterase, with the protein MHEPTIERIRVRYGETDQMGHAYYAMYLFWIEQARGAWCRDRGFTYKGLEERGFFLPVVEVHLRYKGEVHYDDMIAIKVWLGEVKRASIQFRYAITNESSGKVVTEGHTWHVLVGAEKRAISIPLDLLEMFGRPPNMNAQEAQLSP; encoded by the coding sequence ATGCACGAGCCCACGATCGAGAGGATTCGAGTCCGTTACGGCGAGACCGACCAGATGGGCCACGCCTATTACGCCATGTACCTCTTCTGGATCGAGCAGGCCCGCGGAGCCTGGTGCCGGGACCGGGGGTTCACCTACAAGGGGCTCGAGGAGCGCGGGTTCTTTTTGCCGGTTGTCGAAGTTCACCTTCGCTACAAGGGGGAGGTGCACTACGACGACATGATTGCGATCAAGGTCTGGCTAGGGGAGGTCAAGCGCGCCTCGATCCAGTTCAGATATGCGATTACCAATGAGTCCTCTGGCAAGGTCGTCACCGAGGGCCACACCTGGCACGTCCTCGTCGGAGCCGAAAAACGCGCGATCTCCATTCCCCTGGACCTGCTAGAGATGTTTGGCCGGCCGCCAAACATGAATGCCCAGGAGGCCCAACTCTCGCCATAG
- a CDS encoding putative N-acetylmannosamine-6-phosphate 2-epimerase has translation MTRAELLNLLIECPLVASAQASPNSPLEDPKTLARIALASAGQGVKVIRAQGTENIRAIKAATGLPVIGLIKKDYPGSEVYITPTLKEVEALLRAGCEVIALDGTARSRPGSASLGDLIKAIHEGGALALADCDCEASAAYAVESGTDLVSTTLSGYTPRTTVLAGPDLGLVRNLVKYIGVPVLAEGRFAEPHQVQLALRIGAAGVVVGGALNDPVKQTERFLKALPFHGNVGAVDIGGTWLRFGVFSVDWKLLHQERVALPAASNERTAWIMARIREHEVQSLGVSAGGTIEPRLGGTVTQAKAIVPNYVGTWFGGFGLPTISLNDGLATAWGHACLPEFAGRRVATLALGTGVGCGLVDLGSLVMGFGGQTLKLNDLPTSTGKTFEELLGGAALSPNPSESQRDGAKQALVQALRTLQAMTMPDVIVICGGVGLAPWLDVEGIAKECFWGADAPNPAQPHSADDLGWQNAWVWPRIVRSPFGADAGLYGAAALALFPPVDLAERMAAWKANGEKFESLP, from the coding sequence ATGACTCGAGCTGAACTTCTGAATCTGCTGATCGAGTGCCCGCTTGTGGCTTCGGCGCAAGCCTCCCCAAATTCGCCCCTCGAAGACCCGAAAACGCTCGCCCGGATTGCTCTCGCCAGCGCAGGGCAGGGCGTGAAGGTCATCCGTGCGCAGGGGACCGAGAACATCCGAGCCATCAAGGCCGCGACCGGGCTCCCGGTCATTGGGTTGATCAAAAAGGACTATCCAGGCTCGGAGGTCTACATCACGCCGACCCTGAAAGAGGTCGAGGCCCTTCTTCGGGCCGGGTGCGAAGTGATCGCCCTGGACGGCACAGCGCGCTCCCGACCCGGTTCGGCAAGCCTCGGCGATCTGATCAAGGCGATTCATGAAGGAGGCGCGCTGGCACTAGCAGACTGCGATTGTGAAGCTTCAGCGGCCTATGCGGTGGAGAGCGGCACCGACTTAGTTTCCACAACGTTGAGTGGCTACACCCCGCGAACAACGGTGTTGGCCGGCCCAGACCTTGGCCTCGTCCGCAATCTGGTGAAGTACATCGGCGTTCCAGTCCTTGCAGAAGGGCGGTTTGCGGAGCCTCACCAGGTGCAGTTGGCCCTCCGCATTGGAGCGGCGGGCGTCGTGGTCGGCGGGGCGCTCAACGATCCGGTCAAGCAGACCGAGCGTTTTCTAAAGGCGCTCCCTTTCCATGGCAATGTCGGCGCTGTGGATATCGGAGGCACGTGGCTCCGCTTTGGGGTGTTCTCGGTGGATTGGAAGCTACTGCATCAGGAGCGGGTGGCGCTTCCGGCCGCGAGCAACGAAAGGACCGCCTGGATAATGGCGCGGATCCGGGAGCATGAAGTTCAGAGTCTTGGGGTCTCTGCCGGAGGGACGATTGAGCCTCGTCTCGGAGGAACAGTCACTCAAGCCAAAGCCATCGTGCCCAACTATGTCGGCACCTGGTTCGGCGGCTTTGGCTTGCCAACGATCTCGCTCAACGACGGCCTGGCCACTGCCTGGGGACACGCGTGTCTGCCCGAGTTCGCTGGCCGCCGAGTGGCGACCTTGGCCCTGGGCACCGGCGTCGGGTGTGGTCTGGTGGACCTTGGGTCCCTAGTAATGGGGTTTGGAGGCCAAACCCTGAAGCTCAACGACCTGCCCACCTCGACGGGCAAGACCTTTGAGGAGCTTCTGGGCGGAGCTGCACTAAGCCCCAACCCGAGCGAAAGCCAAAGAGATGGGGCCAAGCAGGCCCTGGTTCAGGCCCTGCGAACCCTCCAAGCCATGACGATGCCTGATGTCATCGTGATCTGCGGGGGCGTGGGATTGGCGCCTTGGCTCGACGTCGAGGGCATCGCCAAAGAGTGCTTTTGGGGTGCCGACGCCCCCAATCCCGCCCAGCCCCACTCCGCAGATGACCTCGGGTGGCAGAACGCCTGGGTCTGGCCAAGAATCGTTCGGTCCCCTTTTGGCGCGGATGCCGGGCTCTATGGCGCGGCTGCGCTCGCCCTCTTTCCTCCGGTGGATCTTGCCGAGAGGATGGCAGCCTGGAAAGCAAACGGGGAGAAGTTCGAGTCTCTGCCTTGA
- a CDS encoding uracil-DNA glycosylase yields the protein MNDRLAELEPLRQMALTCRDCHLAERRRNVAFGEGKAGSPLVLVGEGPGEQEDQTGRPFVGKAGQLLDQALLENGLTREHVYICNIVKCRACDWVNDKPVNRAPTDSEAEACRRWLLPQLRALAPMVVLSIGGPSAKNLIKKDFGITKERGRFFPSVYARCAIATLHPAYVLRQRSATNDGGFSLMVADIAKAWAAANRLAEQEAAGLLRPFVFGTGVAEAALVEEAKAVSIQPQTSLFELENAR from the coding sequence ATGAACGACCGATTAGCCGAACTGGAACCGCTCAGGCAGATGGCCTTGACCTGTCGTGACTGCCACCTTGCCGAGCGGCGTCGCAACGTGGCGTTCGGCGAAGGGAAAGCCGGTTCGCCACTGGTGCTCGTCGGCGAGGGTCCGGGCGAGCAGGAGGACCAGACAGGGCGGCCGTTCGTGGGTAAGGCGGGGCAACTCCTCGATCAGGCGCTTCTTGAGAATGGCCTGACCCGCGAGCACGTCTACATCTGCAACATCGTCAAATGCCGCGCATGCGACTGGGTGAATGACAAGCCGGTGAACCGCGCCCCTACAGACTCGGAAGCAGAGGCCTGTCGCCGGTGGCTGCTGCCGCAACTTCGAGCCCTCGCCCCGATGGTGGTGCTGAGCATCGGGGGGCCCAGCGCCAAGAACTTGATCAAAAAGGACTTCGGCATCACCAAAGAGCGTGGGAGGTTTTTCCCTTCGGTCTATGCTCGGTGTGCGATCGCGACCCTCCATCCTGCCTATGTACTCCGGCAACGGAGCGCTACGAACGATGGGGGCTTTTCGCTGATGGTCGCCGACATCGCCAAGGCGTGGGCGGCAGCCAACAGACTCGCCGAACAGGAAGCGGCTGGACTGCTGAGGCCATTTGTCTTTGGGACCGGAGTGGCCGAGGCGGCACTCGTGGAAGAAGCGAAGGCCGTGTCGATTCAACCCCAGACCTCCCTCTTTGAGCTCGAAAACGCGCGATGA
- a CDS encoding GNAT family N-acetyltransferase, with amino-acid sequence MLRTTVYEGSDWQSQLCDVWHDLADDSSDVTPFQTWEWQSTWHRVLGPRKQAHIWTLWDGKDLIGLYPMVRTGGPWKVLRPMGCGPSDYLHPIARRRCEGRVAESLTGYLSGMKSTQIVDVQQLRENKEFAVTQAKSCEPSGAVLNQATCLVVDLPPNYDVYVSGLSKSLRYDVRRLDRQAAAREKLQIDTATPDTIDQGMAALFDCHLRRWKKRGLPGAFLGRRLQRFHREWAKIAADNDWMRLSVLRFEGEVIGAIYAMSLGPTCYFYQSGFDPGKGSISPGTLLVAHTIRQAIKEGRTQFDLMRGDEPYKRRWKPQRSYTNLRLLAPSDSLRGRCAKAWMGTEFKIESNLRARLEGKGLVG; translated from the coding sequence GTGCTACGCACCACGGTCTACGAGGGGTCCGATTGGCAGAGCCAGCTTTGTGATGTCTGGCACGACCTCGCGGACGACTCTTCCGACGTGACGCCTTTCCAGACCTGGGAGTGGCAATCCACGTGGCACCGGGTGCTTGGACCTCGCAAACAAGCCCACATCTGGACCCTCTGGGACGGGAAGGACCTGATCGGGCTCTATCCGATGGTCCGAACCGGCGGCCCATGGAAGGTGCTGCGGCCCATGGGCTGCGGACCCTCGGATTACTTGCATCCGATCGCGCGGCGACGCTGCGAGGGGCGGGTGGCCGAATCGCTCACCGGATACCTGTCTGGGATGAAGAGCACCCAGATCGTGGATGTCCAGCAGCTCAGGGAGAACAAGGAGTTCGCCGTTACTCAGGCCAAGTCGTGCGAGCCTTCGGGTGCTGTCTTGAATCAGGCAACCTGCCTGGTGGTCGACCTGCCGCCAAACTACGACGTGTATGTTTCCGGGCTCAGCAAGAGCCTGCGCTATGACGTTAGGCGCCTAGACCGACAGGCTGCGGCCCGAGAGAAGCTCCAGATCGACACGGCCACACCGGACACCATCGACCAGGGCATGGCCGCGTTGTTCGATTGCCATCTGCGGCGGTGGAAGAAGCGCGGTTTGCCCGGCGCATTCCTGGGCAGACGGCTCCAGCGGTTTCATCGCGAATGGGCCAAGATCGCGGCAGACAACGACTGGATGCGGCTGAGCGTGCTCCGGTTCGAGGGTGAGGTCATCGGCGCGATCTACGCGATGTCGCTCGGCCCCACATGCTATTTCTATCAATCGGGCTTTGATCCCGGAAAAGGGTCTATTTCGCCTGGGACGCTTTTGGTCGCCCACACCATTAGGCAGGCCATCAAAGAGGGCCGGACGCAGTTCGACCTCATGCGCGGTGATGAACCCTACAAGCGAAGGTGGAAACCCCAACGTTCCTACACCAACTTGCGCCTGCTCGCGCCCTCCGATTCCTTGCGCGGGCGCTGCGCCAAGGCCTGGATGGGGACCGAATTCAAGATCGAATCGAACCTGAGAGCCAGATTGGAGGGCAAAGGGCTCGTTGGCTAA
- a CDS encoding glycosyltransferase family 2 protein translates to MIIPAKDEEARIERVLRAVSLAKLPDEVIVVSDGSKDRTAEVARQVPGVRVVDLAQNRGKGGAMAAGVACTKAEIVAFVDADLDGLTPMHVDLIIRPLMDHSCDMCIGVFRGGKFWSTSAQRVAPYISGQRAMRRELFEGIPYISEMRMGVEVALNSYAKRQRAKVIRVTLRGVSNTFKEQKMGLVRGTAARAKMWAEIGRAVVRMKKQEQTRRPGRRPRKKR, encoded by the coding sequence GTGATCATCCCAGCGAAAGACGAAGAGGCCCGCATCGAGCGCGTGCTTCGCGCCGTGTCGTTGGCCAAGCTGCCCGATGAGGTGATCGTCGTCAGCGATGGCAGCAAGGATCGCACGGCCGAGGTGGCTAGGCAGGTGCCCGGCGTTCGCGTTGTGGACCTGGCCCAGAACCGCGGAAAGGGAGGCGCCATGGCGGCGGGCGTGGCCTGCACCAAGGCTGAAATCGTCGCGTTTGTCGATGCCGACCTCGACGGACTGACCCCGATGCACGTGGACCTGATCATCCGCCCATTGATGGACCACTCGTGCGACATGTGCATCGGCGTGTTTCGGGGCGGGAAGTTCTGGAGCACCAGCGCGCAACGGGTCGCGCCCTACATCAGCGGGCAAAGAGCCATGCGTCGGGAACTTTTCGAGGGCATTCCGTACATTAGCGAAATGAGAATGGGAGTGGAAGTCGCTCTCAACTCGTATGCCAAGCGGCAGCGGGCCAAGGTCATCCGTGTGACGCTTCGGGGCGTGAGCAACACGTTCAAGGAGCAGAAGATGGGCCTGGTGCGCGGCACGGCGGCAAGGGCAAAAATGTGGGCAGAGATCGGACGCGCCGTCGTGCGCATGAAGAAGCAGGAGCAGACGCGAAGACCGGGCAGGCGCCCAAGGAAAAAGCGGTGA
- a CDS encoding TIGR03790 family protein, with the protein MRLVLGPEPLQVPADSKRVLVVINLASDDSKAVGSAYVKARSIPHSNVVTLTASLEEKITAKEFRETLEGPIREKIKALKPKPDFIVLARGLPLKYWDKATISVDAGLSTMEIRRDPITTIKDEAQVRSWISPYFGKNEPFSSEKFGFYLVTRLDGYSLDDAKALIQNSMNAKPSKGPFLIDVDPGRVRPGYDRTHDTLIEAVKVLRKKGFAVEFDESDKFVSGSSPAMGYASWGSNDGHYLISNYKAIKFQPGAIGETFVSTSARTFKPVTSGQSVITDLIHSGITGIKGYVDEPYTLAMAHPDILFDRYTSGYTLAESFYMASMMLKWKDLVVGDPICRPYAAAGSSK; encoded by the coding sequence ATGCGGCTCGTCCTTGGCCCGGAGCCCCTGCAGGTTCCCGCCGATTCCAAGCGGGTTCTGGTCGTCATCAATCTTGCCAGCGATGATAGCAAGGCGGTTGGCTCGGCGTACGTCAAGGCACGGAGCATTCCGCATAGCAACGTAGTGACGCTTACAGCCTCGCTGGAAGAGAAAATCACCGCCAAAGAGTTCCGGGAGACCCTCGAAGGGCCGATCCGCGAAAAGATCAAAGCCCTAAAGCCAAAGCCGGACTTCATCGTGCTCGCCAGGGGATTGCCCCTGAAGTACTGGGACAAGGCGACGATTTCGGTCGATGCCGGGCTTTCGACCATGGAGATCAGGCGTGACCCCATCACCACGATCAAGGATGAGGCCCAGGTGCGCAGTTGGATCAGCCCGTACTTCGGGAAGAACGAGCCATTCTCCAGTGAGAAGTTTGGGTTTTATTTGGTGACGCGCCTTGATGGGTATTCCCTGGACGACGCCAAGGCACTGATCCAGAACTCCATGAACGCCAAACCGTCAAAAGGGCCTTTCCTGATCGACGTCGACCCCGGGAGGGTCCGTCCAGGCTACGATCGAACGCATGACACCCTGATCGAAGCCGTCAAGGTGCTCAGGAAGAAAGGCTTCGCCGTAGAGTTTGACGAGTCGGACAAGTTTGTCAGCGGGTCGTCTCCGGCCATGGGCTATGCCAGTTGGGGGAGCAACGACGGCCACTACCTCATCAGCAACTACAAGGCGATCAAGTTCCAGCCTGGTGCGATCGGCGAGACGTTCGTCTCCACCAGCGCTCGAACTTTCAAACCCGTCACGAGCGGACAAAGCGTCATCACCGATCTGATCCACAGCGGCATCACCGGAATCAAGGGTTATGTCGATGAACCCTACACGCTGGCCATGGCGCATCCGGACATCCTCTTTGACCGATATACCAGTGGTTACACCTTGGCCGAGAGCTTCTACATGGCCTCGATGATGCTCAAATGGAAGGACTTGGTGGTCGGCGACCCGATCTGCAGGCCCTATGCGGCCGCCGGTTCCTCGAAGTGA
- a CDS encoding glycine--tRNA ligase subunit beta yields MPELLLELGCEELPANFVEKAAHDLKGHVGRRLAERGIAFREGQGPFMTPRRLIVHWEDVAAEQPGKTEEKRGPSEQAAFDAGGNPAGPLLGFCKSMGVESSQVRREGGYTWVSKSIPGRPTLEVLAEVLPEAIRALTFEKSMRWGNSRMRFARPIRWILASFGGVCVPIDVEGVTAGLESRGHHFFHPEPFGARTLKELLAELRARYVEPDPEVRRKRIVDGAKERASGTPELRPALIEENVYLTEWPEAHEGRFRPEFLELPEPVLVTAMAKHERFFPIRDAQGKVTNGFISIRGGGEEGTVRAGNEWVLNARFNDARFFFEEDKRHSLEGFLEKTSGIVFQESLGTIRQRADRLASLCEGIATATYVANSAAQEVEWARLAGLYAKADLSTGLVSELASLQGIVGGQYALREGLPEPVCDAIAAQYDLERCLALAGASRRTAMRLLIADQIDKLAGYLGIGLAPSGSSDPIGLRRGATQIIEACLGWDGGFPNLKQFLEHAASAYEQQGVNFTTSVVESTSELLANRYEVVLKDVRPDRLAAAIMAPCNLHLDRLEAPALGPQGVLFRTEVLEILAEDRRLVQTATRPINIVADAARKGRDFARLTPIEAIDPATLDSESGTALLKFLQTTGPTASGQAVSRDAGGLAKTLLTLHEPINAFFENTMINVDDVAVRTARLNLANAACDVLAHAGDFSLLVQEG; encoded by the coding sequence ATGCCGGAACTCCTGCTTGAGCTTGGATGCGAGGAACTGCCCGCCAACTTCGTCGAAAAGGCCGCCCACGACCTGAAGGGGCACGTCGGCCGGCGCCTGGCCGAGCGGGGGATCGCGTTTCGCGAGGGGCAGGGCCCCTTCATGACTCCCCGCAGGCTCATCGTTCATTGGGAAGATGTTGCCGCCGAGCAGCCCGGCAAGACCGAGGAAAAGCGCGGTCCCTCGGAGCAGGCAGCCTTTGACGCCGGTGGCAACCCCGCGGGCCCCTTGCTGGGCTTCTGCAAGAGCATGGGCGTTGAGTCATCTCAGGTCCGCCGGGAAGGGGGCTACACCTGGGTCTCCAAGTCCATCCCAGGCAGGCCGACCCTTGAGGTGCTCGCAGAAGTGCTGCCGGAAGCGATTCGGGCTTTGACCTTTGAGAAGTCGATGCGCTGGGGGAACTCCAGGATGCGCTTTGCCAGGCCGATCCGCTGGATCCTGGCGTCCTTTGGCGGCGTTTGCGTACCGATTGACGTGGAGGGCGTTACTGCCGGTCTCGAGAGCCGAGGGCACCACTTCTTCCATCCCGAACCGTTTGGGGCACGAACGCTGAAGGAGCTGCTGGCGGAACTGAGGGCGCGCTATGTCGAGCCCGATCCTGAGGTGCGCCGCAAACGCATCGTCGATGGGGCTAAGGAACGCGCTTCCGGCACACCCGAGTTGCGACCCGCGCTCATCGAGGAAAACGTCTATCTGACCGAGTGGCCCGAAGCTCACGAGGGAAGGTTTAGGCCCGAGTTCTTGGAGCTCCCGGAGCCGGTACTCGTGACCGCGATGGCCAAGCATGAGCGTTTCTTCCCAATCCGCGACGCGCAGGGCAAGGTCACCAACGGGTTTATCTCTATCCGTGGAGGAGGGGAAGAGGGCACCGTTCGCGCGGGCAACGAGTGGGTGCTGAATGCGAGGTTCAACGATGCGCGGTTCTTCTTCGAGGAGGACAAGCGCCACTCGCTAGAGGGGTTCCTGGAGAAGACCTCCGGCATCGTCTTCCAGGAGTCACTAGGCACCATCCGGCAGCGGGCAGACCGCCTGGCAAGCCTCTGCGAAGGTATAGCGACCGCTACTTATGTTGCCAACAGCGCGGCTCAAGAGGTGGAGTGGGCGCGACTGGCCGGGCTATATGCGAAAGCTGACCTGAGCACCGGCCTGGTGAGTGAGCTGGCCTCCCTGCAAGGGATTGTGGGAGGGCAATATGCGCTTCGCGAGGGCCTGCCTGAGCCTGTTTGCGATGCTATTGCGGCTCAATACGACCTTGAGCGCTGTCTGGCGCTGGCCGGCGCTTCAAGGCGGACTGCGATGAGGCTTTTGATCGCAGACCAGATAGACAAGCTCGCGGGCTACCTCGGGATCGGTCTTGCGCCCTCGGGTTCGAGCGATCCGATAGGTCTGCGGCGCGGAGCCACGCAGATCATCGAGGCCTGCCTTGGGTGGGACGGTGGATTCCCTAACCTCAAGCAATTCCTGGAACACGCGGCTTCAGCCTACGAGCAGCAAGGTGTAAATTTCACTACATCGGTCGTGGAGAGTACCTCCGAGCTCCTTGCCAACCGCTACGAGGTCGTGCTCAAGGACGTGCGGCCAGACCGTCTCGCCGCCGCGATAATGGCCCCATGCAACTTGCACCTGGACCGCCTTGAAGCTCCTGCCCTCGGTCCTCAGGGCGTGCTGTTTCGGACCGAAGTCCTTGAGATCCTTGCGGAGGACCGTCGCCTCGTTCAAACTGCGACTCGTCCCATCAACATCGTCGCTGACGCCGCTCGAAAAGGCCGGGACTTCGCTCGCCTCACGCCGATCGAAGCGATCGATCCAGCCACACTTGATTCCGAGAGCGGGACAGCGCTGCTGAAATTTCTCCAGACAACCGGACCGACAGCCTCAGGGCAAGCGGTCTCCAGAGACGCTGGAGGCTTGGCCAAGACGCTCCTCACCCTACACGAACCGATCAACGCCTTCTTCGAGAATACGATGATCAATGTAGACGACGTTGCCGTCCGCACAGCTCGGTTGAACCTGGCCAACGCCGCTTGCGACGTCCTGGCGCATGCGGGAGACTTCAGCCTGCTTGTGCAAGAGGGATAG
- a CDS encoding helix-turn-helix transcriptional regulator, producing the protein MDADQPVTPKENRRNGPCAIGLSLSRVPAKRWVTRTGVMECLLKAKEMLDACPSEAVSLESLAKEVGLSAFHLQKLFKSVYGVSPSAYLSTARMDRARWLILHENRTATEACADVGFSSLASFTRSFRKRYGISPGTLRRGKQA; encoded by the coding sequence ATGGACGCCGATCAGCCGGTGACGCCGAAGGAGAACCGAAGAAACGGGCCTTGTGCCATAGGCCTGTCCCTGTCCAGGGTCCCGGCGAAGCGATGGGTCACCCGCACGGGAGTGATGGAGTGTCTGCTGAAGGCCAAGGAGATGCTGGACGCCTGCCCGTCGGAAGCGGTGAGCCTGGAATCTCTCGCGAAAGAGGTTGGGCTTTCCGCCTTCCATCTGCAGAAACTCTTCAAGAGCGTGTATGGCGTCAGCCCGAGCGCCTATCTTTCCACAGCGCGGATGGATCGGGCGCGGTGGCTCATCCTCCACGAAAACAGGACGGCAACCGAAGCCTGCGCTGATGTGGGATTCAGCAGCCTCGCCAGCTTCACCCGGTCGTTCCGAAAGCGCTATGGCATCTCGCCGGGCACGCTGCGTCGCGGCAAGCAGGCATGA
- a CDS encoding stage II sporulation protein M: MNEVLFLNSREQDWKRLAMLCDRADVSPANLKPDELKDFVRLYRAVSSDLSLARTKSSNVQLIAFLNDLCSRAYSQIYRPPRPSIWRSLARLPEVSARTVRRRWPFVLASAIVFLGSAVFAFSMLAFRPDLRNHFVPPQVEENFKGWTHGEMEPRDAGQSLAGTLFYSSNNPFASVVTGASAAGSFGIVTSQLLYNNGALVGSLYFETRKVGRGAYLLIRILPHGVTELSGLVLSGSAGYVMAWALIAPGRRKRGEALKAAGKDAVVLLGTAVLMMYIAAPIEGFFSFNPLMPEIAKILFAAFSALAWGIFWVGYKRSGDLAEEDSAREAMVSLD, from the coding sequence GTGAACGAGGTTCTTTTCCTCAACAGCCGAGAGCAGGATTGGAAGCGCCTGGCTATGCTTTGCGACAGGGCCGACGTGTCGCCGGCGAACCTCAAGCCAGATGAGCTGAAGGACTTTGTGCGGCTCTACAGAGCCGTTTCGTCAGACCTCTCCTTGGCAAGGACCAAGAGCTCGAACGTTCAACTGATCGCTTTCCTGAACGACCTTTGCTCACGGGCCTACTCCCAGATTTACCGCCCGCCGCGCCCCTCGATCTGGCGGTCGCTGGCACGACTGCCCGAGGTCAGCGCGAGAACCGTTCGGCGCCGATGGCCCTTCGTTCTTGCCAGCGCTATCGTGTTCTTGGGGTCCGCCGTCTTCGCGTTCTCGATGCTCGCCTTCCGCCCGGACCTCAGGAATCACTTCGTTCCACCCCAAGTTGAAGAGAACTTCAAAGGCTGGACGCACGGAGAGATGGAGCCCCGCGACGCGGGCCAGTCCCTTGCGGGCACGCTCTTTTACAGCAGCAACAACCCGTTCGCTTCGGTTGTCACTGGTGCCTCCGCAGCGGGTTCGTTTGGCATTGTGACCAGCCAGCTGCTCTACAACAACGGAGCGCTCGTTGGCTCGCTCTACTTCGAAACGCGAAAGGTCGGGCGAGGCGCTTACCTGCTCATTCGCATCCTGCCTCACGGCGTGACCGAACTGAGCGGCCTGGTGCTCTCGGGTTCCGCGGGCTATGTGATGGCTTGGGCTCTCATCGCTCCTGGGCGCCGCAAGAGGGGAGAAGCCTTGAAGGCTGCGGGCAAAGACGCAGTCGTCCTGTTGGGCACCGCGGTGCTTATGATGTACATTGCTGCGCCAATCGAGGGGTTTTTCAGCTTCAACCCCCTCATGCCGGAGATCGCGAAGATTCTCTTCGCGGCGTTCTCGGCTCTTGCATGGGGGATCTTCTGGGTGGGCTACAAACGCAGCGGCGACCTCGCGGAGGAGGACTCGGCAAGGGAGGCCATGGTGAGCCTCGACTGA
- a CDS encoding M28 family peptidase: MKRSFLPLLLLALAFGVTAAQTPSKAAQTSKATAAPAAPPKFGANQEIKAHRLRAHLEFIADDLLEGRNTPSRGLDIAALYIAAQLRLWGVEPGAENGSYFQNISTTVPKLDEANTTLTIGSVTLKAGKDFDAYLPAATVQGAIEYVGFGFRAPSRGIDPYAGRDVKDKILLVISGLPKGLPAEDVYGGKIPDVEDPTRAATKLGARALLIIGPESGGATLSIGGGVPNVLLRGSAAEAILAGSGLTVDEMRRRIREQDPGASVSISPNRSASLSIAGTQQKLTYRNVVGIVRGTDPKLKSEFVAFGAHYDHVGTYGEGPGDHIWNGADDDGSGTVSVMEIAHAFAVGPKPKRSLLFVWHAGEEKGLWGSAHFAEHPTVPIDKIVTQLNIDMVGRSKAPGDTKPANKDLADGNSIYVIGSRMLSDDLGNTVASVNKDLLNLRLDYKYDDPKDPEQFYYRSDHYNYAQKGIPIAFFFNGVHEDYHQPGDEVWKIDFQRMERVGRTIYAIGWQIANNPARPKVNKPGK; encoded by the coding sequence ATGAAACGCTCGTTCCTACCCCTCCTCCTGCTCGCCCTCGCCTTCGGGGTCACCGCCGCGCAGACACCCTCCAAGGCCGCACAGACCTCGAAGGCAACGGCGGCACCGGCTGCCCCTCCAAAATTCGGCGCCAATCAAGAGATCAAAGCCCATCGGTTGCGGGCTCACCTGGAGTTCATCGCCGACGATCTGCTAGAAGGCCGCAACACGCCCAGCCGGGGGCTGGACATTGCCGCGCTGTACATTGCCGCTCAACTCAGACTTTGGGGAGTTGAGCCAGGCGCTGAGAACGGGAGTTACTTCCAGAACATCTCAACGACGGTGCCCAAGCTGGACGAGGCCAACACCACATTGACGATCGGCTCGGTGACTCTAAAGGCCGGTAAGGACTTTGACGCCTACCTTCCCGCCGCAACGGTGCAGGGCGCGATCGAATACGTTGGCTTTGGATTCCGGGCGCCCTCCAGGGGAATCGACCCCTACGCGGGGCGCGATGTTAAGGACAAGATATTGCTCGTGATCTCGGGGCTTCCGAAAGGTCTACCCGCCGAGGACGTCTACGGCGGCAAGATTCCCGATGTCGAAGACCCAACCCGGGCCGCCACGAAACTAGGCGCGAGGGCCCTACTGATCATCGGGCCCGAGAGTGGAGGCGCGACGCTTTCGATCGGCGGTGGCGTGCCCAACGTTCTGCTCAGAGGCTCGGCCGCCGAAGCGATCCTGGCCGGAAGCGGGCTCACGGTTGACGAGATGAGGCGACGGATCCGTGAGCAGGACCCAGGCGCATCCGTTTCGATCTCGCCGAACCGTTCGGCCTCCCTAAGCATTGCAGGGACCCAGCAGAAGCTAACGTACCGCAATGTCGTCGGGATCGTCCGTGGCACGGACCCCAAACTGAAGTCCGAATTCGTGGCCTTTGGAGCGCACTACGATCACGTGGGAACCTACGGTGAGGGCCCCGGCGACCACATCTGGAACGGTGCGGACGACGACGGGTCGGGCACGGTTTCGGTGATGGAGATCGCCCACGCCTTCGCAGTCGGACCAAAGCCCAAGCGCTCATTGCTCTTTGTGTGGCATGCCGGTGAAGAAAAGGGGCTCTGGGGATCCGCTCACTTTGCAGAACACCCGACCGTACCCATCGACAAGATCGTCACGCAGCTCAACATCGACATGGTGGGACGTTCGAAAGCCCCGGGTGACACCAAACCCGCCAACAAAGACCTTGCTGACGGGAACTCGATCTACGTCATCGGCTCGCGGATGCTTTCGGACGATCTGGGGAACACCGTCGCCTCGGTCAACAAGGACCTCCTGAACCTCCGGCTCGACTACAAGTACGACGATCCCAAGGATCCCGAGCAGTTCTATTACCGCAGCGACCACTACAACTATGCCCAGAAGGGCATCCCGATCGCGTTCTTCTTCAACGGCGTGCACGAGGATTACCACCAGCCCGGCGACGAGGTTTGGAAGATCGACTTTCAGCGCATGGAAAGGGTCGGCCGTACCATCTATGCCATCGGCTGGCAAATTGCCAACAACCCTGCCCGCCCCAAGGTGAACAAACCGGGCAAGTGA